One window from the genome of Candidatus Hydrogenedens sp. encodes:
- the amrB gene encoding AmmeMemoRadiSam system protein B produces MYLPFFMGRSIKPITCLLIILLLFFNPLGFSAEKIRRPISAGTLYPGDLPVLKETIQKFFEQVPPSPNTNQKLVACIVPHSGWGLCGNLISRAFAEIKEGEFDNVIILAPCHIAKFAGCSLPSVQGFATPLGVVRVDYEKLEQIALSPYIVMQSLQKSLRQGRTAIHENEYSIEVILPMLQYKMKSTKIIPVLVGEFVDNYGKESSNVFRNIVETLRRFITDKTLLILSTDLTSWGASFNYTPAPAEQMLEMQEKLDKELIDLLMKKDLLGLQDYFERTKNPVCGKNAMYLFVALLPKDVQGTFLGYEQSGRKLNIKDTSIGFTAINYYRPVLSEAPNN; encoded by the coding sequence ATGTATTTACCTTTCTTTATGGGAAGAAGTATAAAACCAATAACTTGTTTATTAATTATTTTGCTTTTATTCTTTAATCCATTGGGATTTTCTGCTGAGAAAATACGCCGTCCTATCTCTGCAGGAACATTGTATCCCGGTGATTTACCAGTATTAAAAGAAACCATTCAAAAATTTTTTGAACAGGTTCCACCAAGCCCGAATACAAATCAAAAACTGGTTGCCTGTATTGTCCCTCATTCAGGATGGGGTTTATGTGGAAATTTAATATCTCGTGCTTTTGCGGAAATAAAAGAAGGAGAATTCGATAATGTAATTATTTTAGCTCCTTGCCATATTGCTAAATTTGCTGGTTGTTCCTTGCCTTCTGTTCAAGGTTTTGCCACACCTTTAGGTGTTGTGCGTGTTGATTATGAAAAATTAGAACAAATAGCTTTGTCTCCTTATATCGTAATGCAATCATTACAAAAATCATTGCGACAGGGAAGAACTGCCATCCATGAGAATGAATATTCTATAGAAGTAATTTTACCTATGTTGCAGTATAAAATGAAATCAACAAAAATTATTCCTGTCCTCGTTGGTGAATTTGTTGATAATTATGGAAAAGAGAGTTCTAATGTATTTAGAAATATCGTAGAAACATTACGAAGATTTATTACCGATAAAACGCTGTTAATTTTAAGTACGGATTTAACATCGTGGGGTGCCTCATTTAACTATACACCGGCACCTGCGGAACAAATGCTTGAAATGCAAGAAAAATTGGATAAAGAATTGATTGACCTTCTCATGAAGAAAGACCTGTTAGGTTTGCAGGATTATTTTGAAAGGACAAAAAACCCTGTGTGTGGGAAGAATGCAATGTATCTATTTGTTGCCCTTTTACCCAAGGATGTTCAGGGAACCTTTTTAGGTTATGAGCAATCCGGTAGAAAATTAAATATAAAAGATACCTCAATAGGATTTACTGCTATTAATTATTACCGTCCTGTTTTATCCGAAGCACCGAACAATTAG
- the fliP gene encoding flagellar type III secretion system pore protein FliP (The bacterial flagellar biogenesis protein FliP forms a type III secretion system (T3SS)-type pore required for flagellar assembly.), whose amino-acid sequence MLQTSRIISMRIKKNTLLKSKKFGLFLFFFFIIWVSSSLAQPSRTSVTNPTGINIVGTAQQAIAPENLSTTLTLVILITALTLAPAILVLTTSFTRIIVVLAFLRQALATQQTPPNQVLIGLSLFLTMFIMMPTYERVNRESIQPYIQQQISQSEAFNRALIPIREFMFKQTKPQELKTMLQISGRGRPNTPDDVPTHVLIPAFVLSELKTAFMIGFLLYIPFLIIDMVVASTLMSMGMMMLPPIFVSLPFKIILFVLVDGWTLVVGNLVRSFQ is encoded by the coding sequence ATGCTTCAGACCAGTAGAATTATTAGTATGAGGATAAAAAAAAACACCCTTTTGAAAAGTAAAAAATTCGGACTGTTTTTGTTTTTCTTTTTTATTATTTGGGTATCCAGTTCTTTGGCTCAACCTTCCCGTACTTCAGTAACAAATCCTACAGGGATTAATATTGTTGGAACCGCTCAACAAGCAATTGCCCCTGAGAATCTTTCTACCACATTAACATTAGTAATACTTATTACCGCACTTACATTAGCGCCGGCAATTCTTGTTTTAACTACATCTTTTACAAGGATTATTGTAGTCCTTGCTTTCCTTCGACAGGCATTAGCGACACAACAAACTCCACCCAATCAAGTCTTAATTGGATTATCTTTGTTCTTGACAATGTTTATTATGATGCCTACCTATGAACGGGTTAATCGTGAATCCATACAACCATATATTCAACAGCAAATTAGTCAGTCGGAAGCATTTAACCGTGCTTTAATTCCTATTCGGGAATTTATGTTCAAACAAACAAAACCACAGGAACTAAAAACCATGTTGCAGATTTCGGGAAGAGGTAGACCCAATACCCCGGATGATGTCCCTACACATGTGCTTATCCCTGCTTTTGTATTGAGTGAACTTAAGACTGCATTCATGATAGGTTTTCTGTTATATATCCCTTTTTTAATTATTGATATGGTAGTGGCAAGCACATTAATGTCAATGGGTATGATGATGCTACCCCCTATTTTCGTATCGTTACCTTTTAAGATAATTCTTTTCGTTCTTGTAGATGGATGGACATTAGTTGTAGGTAATTTAGTAAGAAGTTTTCAATAA
- a CDS encoding flagellar biosynthetic protein FliO encodes MKNKKNVFWIIAFLFLFFSGLYIFAENTAPTEKENVLDKLKNPEQYIEKNSEGAKPVKNVETPLEKENASSKTNTWFSQHQAVWGSEPTNTGNTEGESLPTGSSNTSTTGNSWIYYFFRTIVALIFVVGLILVLLGGLRYFSNKTYRGVKSIGKIVGVLYLSPRIKIYYVQSAGKVFVLGISGDRMSLLFVFPEDEFFVSIANEDITDSAYTKKTFSKVLDDVETRIQSQSSSKMPEVSETIDDELASLKANIQRLQQAIREETNNASDQ; translated from the coding sequence ATGAAGAATAAAAAAAATGTTTTTTGGATTATTGCATTTCTGTTTCTATTTTTTTCTGGCTTATATATTTTTGCTGAAAATACAGCTCCCACTGAAAAAGAAAATGTTCTGGATAAATTAAAAAATCCTGAACAATATATAGAAAAAAATAGTGAAGGGGCTAAACCCGTAAAAAATGTAGAAACACCCCTTGAGAAGGAAAATGCATCCTCTAAAACAAACACATGGTTTTCACAACATCAGGCAGTTTGGGGTTCGGAACCCACAAATACAGGAAACACAGAAGGAGAAAGTCTCCCTACAGGTAGCTCTAATACATCTACAACGGGAAATTCATGGATATATTATTTCTTTAGAACGATTGTTGCCCTTATCTTTGTCGTTGGATTGATACTGGTATTATTAGGAGGACTTCGCTATTTTTCAAACAAAACATATCGAGGGGTAAAATCTATTGGAAAAATTGTAGGTGTTCTTTATTTATCTCCACGCATAAAGATTTATTATGTCCAAAGTGCAGGAAAAGTTTTTGTTTTAGGTATTTCTGGAGACCGTATGAGTTTGTTATTTGTTTTTCCGGAGGACGAATTTTTTGTTTCTATTGCAAATGAAGATATTACCGACTCCGCTTATACAAAAAAGACATTTAGTAAGGTTTTAGATGATGTAGAAACGAGAATTCAATCCCAGAGTTCTTCAAAAATGCCCGAAGTATCAGAAACGATTGACGATGAATTGGCTTCCTTGAAAGCAAACATACAAAGACTGCAGCAAGCAATACGAGAAGAAACAAATAATGCTTCAGACCAGTAG
- a CDS encoding deoxyguanosinetriphosphate triphosphohydrolase, giving the protein MTILFRELYEAKEKEWLSPLACLAINSKGRQIPEKEDPYRTCFQRDRDRIIHSKAFRRLKRKTQVFLAPLGDHYRTRLTHTLEVVQIARTISRVLRLNEDLTEAIALGHDLGHTPFGHAGERALNELFSFGFNHAEQSLRVVDILEQRRKGKKGLNLTYEVREGIRNHSRGKCILFGQPCPENISYEALIVSLSDVIAYITHDIDDAVRAKILKIDQLPSKAISILGKTASEQIDTMVHGVIEGSTQGNIQIVPDVLNAIVELRTYLFEKLYPSEPIAREINKAQRIIRELFHYFMKNPPEDILQNDPEFTQNSIERNIIDFLAGMTDEYALNKYQELFLPSPWHT; this is encoded by the coding sequence ATGACTATCCTTTTCCGTGAATTATATGAAGCAAAAGAAAAAGAATGGTTATCACCGTTAGCATGCCTTGCCATAAATTCCAAAGGGAGGCAAATCCCGGAAAAGGAAGACCCTTACCGCACCTGTTTTCAGCGAGACCGTGACCGTATAATTCATTCCAAAGCATTCCGCCGATTAAAACGGAAGACGCAGGTATTTCTTGCCCCCTTAGGAGATCATTACCGAACACGGCTTACACATACATTAGAAGTGGTGCAAATTGCACGAACTATATCTCGCGTTCTGAGGTTAAACGAAGATTTAACCGAAGCCATTGCTTTAGGGCATGATTTAGGTCATACGCCATTTGGACATGCGGGTGAACGAGCACTAAATGAACTATTCTCATTCGGTTTTAACCATGCGGAACAGAGTTTGCGCGTTGTGGATATTCTCGAACAAAGACGAAAAGGCAAAAAAGGATTAAATCTCACTTATGAGGTTCGGGAAGGAATTCGAAATCATTCTCGGGGAAAATGCATTCTTTTCGGACAACCCTGTCCGGAAAACATAAGTTATGAAGCACTTATTGTTAGTTTAAGTGATGTAATAGCATATATCACTCATGACATTGACGATGCAGTCCGTGCAAAAATTTTGAAAATTGACCAATTACCTTCAAAAGCCATTTCTATTCTTGGAAAAACGGCATCCGAACAGATTGATACTATGGTTCACGGGGTTATCGAAGGTTCTACACAGGGCAATATCCAGATTGTCCCGGATGTATTAAATGCTATTGTTGAATTAAGGACTTATTTGTTTGAAAAACTTTATCCATCCGAACCGATAGCAAGGGAAATTAACAAAGCCCAGAGGATTATCCGTGAATTGTTCCATTACTTTATGAAAAATCCTCCCGAAGATATATTACAAAATGACCCTGAATTTACACAAAATTCTATAGAAAGAAATATTATTGATTTTCTTGCAGGTATGACAGATGAATATGCTTTAAATAAATATCAAGAATTGTTTTTACCTTCCCCATGGCACACATAA
- a CDS encoding MotA/TolQ/ExbB proton channel family protein codes for MDLATVIGLIAGISLTLISILMGGSIVIFINIPSVILVVGGTIASTLINYPLSDVLKVFNTVKNSFIQKLTPVETLIEKIIEFATIARREGILALEGPAAELDDEFLQRGIQLAIDGTAPELLKDILTTELAFMEDRHALGQSVLTAMAAYAPAFGMIGTLIGLVQMLATMEDPSQIGIGMAVAILTTLYGALISNLIMLPLAGKLKVRTAEELLLREVIIEGILSIQSGDNPRVVEQKLKAFIAPELRKKIITGKK; via the coding sequence ATGGATTTAGCAACTGTAATAGGGCTGATTGCTGGAATATCTTTAACACTCATTTCAATCTTAATGGGGGGGTCAATTGTAATCTTTATTAATATACCTTCTGTTATCCTTGTAGTAGGAGGGACCATCGCATCTACGCTAATCAATTATCCATTGAGTGATGTTTTAAAGGTGTTTAATACTGTAAAAAATTCATTTATTCAGAAACTTACACCTGTAGAAACTTTAATCGAAAAGATTATTGAATTTGCAACCATTGCAAGAAGGGAGGGTATTCTTGCTCTCGAAGGACCTGCAGCAGAATTAGATGATGAATTTTTGCAACGGGGCATACAACTGGCAATTGATGGAACAGCCCCCGAATTGCTCAAAGATATCCTTACAACAGAATTGGCTTTTATGGAAGACCGACACGCATTAGGACAATCCGTTCTAACTGCAATGGCTGCATACGCTCCTGCTTTTGGAATGATAGGAACATTAATTGGTTTGGTGCAAATGCTTGCTACAATGGAAGACCCATCTCAAATTGGTATTGGTATGGCTGTTGCTATTTTAACAACATTATATGGGGCATTAATTTCTAATTTAATTATGTTACCTCTTGCCGGGAAACTAAAAGTGAGAACCGCAGAGGAATTGCTTTTAAGAGAAGTTATTATAGAAGGAATCTTATCCATTCAATCTGGAGATAACCCACGCGTTGTGGAACAAAAATTGAAAGCATTTATAGCACCGGAATTGCGAAAAAAGATAATCACAGGGAAGAAGTAG
- the fusA gene encoding elongation factor G: protein MAQFDPRKVRNVGFAGHGGVGKTMLIERILYSAGLTSRLGSIEDGNTVCDYLEDEKDRKCSIAMKLVHLDWKGTRIHIVDHPGYTDFIGELCASSAVLDALVILVDATTGVQVGTDIAWKYAEKRQIPRAIFVNKLDREHTNFNEVVEKIQNAYGKHCVPIVMPIGQSANLKGVVNIVTGDASVLGAEAEKAKEAIVEVVAETDEALMEKYLETFELSQEEFDKGLQKGISTGKIIPIIAGSVTQGIGHEELLDIIANSFPNPLERTVVAKNSAGEDVVITPDPDGPFVAQVFRSMVDPFVGHLTYFRVFSGTLRSDSDFYNSSTQTKERSGKIVMLIGKEQKQVAEVGPGDIAAMTKLKNTHFGDTLTVLGNEIKLPTIELPRSMVKLAISPKSRNDEDRIGEALNRMAEEDPTFSHYRDNETGEHVIRGMGDLQIEILLNRMKRKYNVEAETRLPKVAYKETIRGKAEVQGKYKKQTGGHGQYGDVHLRLSPNERGGGYKFVDSIVGGVVPKQYIPAVDKGAQEALAKGVISGHPVVDIVVDLFFGSYHTVDSSELAFKIAASLAIQKGVREANPCILEPIMEITVTVPEDFMGDITGDLNSRRGRILGMEPVGGGLQQIRALVPESEILRYATDLRSMTGGRGTFDLKFSHYDEVPEFIAKDIIAAYEKSREAGNE, encoded by the coding sequence ATGGCACAATTTGACCCGAGAAAAGTTCGTAATGTTGGTTTTGCAGGACATGGTGGTGTTGGGAAAACAATGTTAATTGAACGAATATTGTATTCCGCAGGACTAACCAGTCGTTTAGGAAGTATTGAAGATGGAAACACTGTTTGTGATTATCTGGAAGATGAAAAAGACCGCAAGTGTTCCATCGCTATGAAATTAGTTCATTTAGATTGGAAGGGTACACGGATACATATTGTTGACCATCCGGGTTATACAGACTTCATCGGAGAATTATGCGCATCCTCTGCCGTGCTTGATGCGTTAGTTATTCTGGTGGACGCAACTACTGGTGTTCAGGTAGGAACGGATATAGCATGGAAATATGCGGAAAAGAGACAAATTCCCCGTGCTATTTTTGTTAATAAATTAGACCGCGAACATACTAACTTCAACGAAGTAGTTGAAAAAATTCAGAATGCCTATGGCAAACACTGTGTCCCAATAGTAATGCCCATAGGTCAATCCGCAAATTTGAAAGGTGTTGTTAATATTGTCACGGGAGATGCCTCTGTTTTAGGTGCAGAAGCAGAAAAGGCAAAGGAAGCCATCGTAGAGGTAGTCGCAGAAACAGATGAAGCACTTATGGAAAAATATCTGGAAACATTTGAACTATCTCAGGAAGAATTTGATAAAGGGCTCCAGAAAGGAATTAGCACAGGGAAAATTATACCTATTATCGCAGGTAGTGTTACCCAAGGAATTGGTCATGAAGAATTGCTTGACATTATAGCCAATTCATTCCCCAACCCGTTAGAACGGACTGTTGTGGCAAAGAATTCTGCGGGCGAAGATGTCGTTATAACACCTGACCCTGATGGTCCCTTTGTGGCTCAGGTATTCCGTTCTATGGTTGACCCATTTGTAGGACATCTTACTTATTTCCGTGTGTTTTCCGGCACTTTACGGTCGGATTCTGATTTTTACAATAGTTCCACACAAACCAAAGAGCGTTCTGGTAAAATTGTAATGCTGATAGGAAAGGAACAAAAACAGGTAGCGGAAGTAGGTCCTGGCGATATTGCAGCAATGACAAAGTTAAAGAATACCCATTTTGGAGATACTTTGACTGTCCTGGGAAATGAGATTAAGCTTCCTACAATTGAATTACCACGCTCTATGGTTAAATTAGCCATTTCTCCAAAATCAAGAAACGATGAAGACCGTATCGGTGAAGCTCTAAATCGCATGGCAGAAGAAGACCCTACTTTCAGCCATTACAGAGATAATGAAACAGGAGAACATGTTATACGCGGGATGGGTGATTTACAGATTGAAATTCTGTTAAATCGAATGAAAAGGAAATATAATGTAGAAGCAGAAACCCGTCTTCCCAAAGTCGCCTACAAGGAAACCATTCGTGGTAAAGCAGAAGTTCAGGGGAAATATAAGAAACAGACCGGAGGTCATGGTCAATACGGTGATGTGCACCTTCGACTTTCTCCCAATGAACGCGGAGGAGGATATAAATTTGTAGATAGTATTGTAGGCGGTGTTGTCCCCAAACAATACATTCCTGCTGTTGATAAAGGAGCACAGGAAGCACTGGCAAAAGGTGTTATTTCAGGACACCCTGTTGTTGACATCGTTGTTGATTTATTCTTTGGTTCCTATCACACAGTGGACTCATCCGAACTCGCTTTCAAAATTGCCGCTTCGCTTGCTATACAAAAGGGCGTTCGTGAAGCAAATCCATGTATTTTAGAACCCATTATGGAAATTACAGTAACCGTCCCGGAAGATTTCATGGGTGATATTACTGGGGATTTAAATAGTCGCCGCGGAAGAATCTTAGGGATGGAACCTGTCGGTGGTGGTTTACAACAAATACGGGCATTGGTTCCTGAATCAGAAATCCTCCGATATGCAACTGATTTAAGAAGTATGACAGGTGGTAGAGGAACCTTCGATTTGAAATTTAGCCATTATGACGAAGTGCCCGAATTTATTGCAAAAGACATTATTGCTGCTTATGAAAAATCCCGTGAAGCAGGAAATGAATAA
- a CDS encoding FliM/FliN family flagellar motor switch protein translates to MAIQNSENISDFVPEENLEKESSPSTVHLTLNDLAMIPIHVDAELGRCSIKIRDILKLDKGSIVTLSKQAGELADIFFNNVLIGRGEMIVLADILHIRIVEIEGYKRDEE, encoded by the coding sequence ATGGCTATACAAAATTCTGAAAATATTTCCGATTTTGTTCCTGAGGAAAACTTAGAAAAAGAATCTTCCCCTTCCACGGTTCATCTTACTTTAAATGATTTAGCCATGATTCCTATTCATGTGGATGCGGAATTAGGAAGATGTTCTATAAAAATAAGGGATATTTTGAAATTGGACAAAGGCTCTATCGTTACATTAAGTAAACAAGCAGGTGAATTGGCAGACATATTTTTTAACAATGTTCTTATAGGCAGGGGAGAGATGATAGTCTTAGCCGATATCTTACATATTCGCATAGTGGAGATTGAAGGATATAAAAGAGATGAAGAATAA
- a CDS encoding flagellar hook protein FlgE, whose product MGMAMLTAVTGLQSHQRRLDVIANNIANVNTVGYRSSRVLFQDLFSQLLRGGSAPVGNFGGSNPQQVGLGVRIASIDVNHQQGSLLSTGVSSDLAIQGNGFFVLSDGQKTAFTRDGSFDLNSNGLLIDPATGMRVQGYIADDTGVVNTNQPPQDISIPIGSAGIVRSTTNVYLIGNLNANAPTSPTPTTVTRTVEVYDSLGTAREVTLTFTKQATPANQWTWEALYDGNSVGTGTLTFSTSGTLPSGTTGTVTIPAALMNTTGSQPNDLTFNLDFTEITQLATDSTTGSDVTVRSQDGFPRGVLESFNIGSNGEIVGVFSNGLTRVFAQVALATFSNVGGLVRDGNNMFLETPASGVAQVGPPRSGSRGTVSGGVLESSNVDLGTEFSSLIVTQRGFQANARTITAADTLLQETVNLGR is encoded by the coding sequence ATGGGTATGGCAATGTTAACAGCAGTGACAGGTTTACAATCACATCAACGCAGGTTGGATGTAATTGCAAACAATATTGCAAATGTAAACACGGTTGGATACCGTTCTTCTCGTGTCCTTTTTCAGGATTTATTTTCTCAATTGTTAAGGGGAGGTTCTGCCCCGGTAGGCAATTTCGGAGGTTCTAACCCTCAACAAGTAGGGTTAGGTGTACGTATTGCAAGTATTGATGTCAATCATCAGCAGGGTTCCCTTTTGTCTACAGGTGTTTCTTCGGATTTGGCAATACAGGGAAATGGATTCTTTGTATTGAGCGATGGACAGAAAACAGCATTTACGCGCGATGGCTCTTTTGATTTAAACTCAAACGGATTGCTTATTGACCCCGCTACCGGTATGCGTGTGCAAGGCTATATTGCTGACGATACAGGAGTCGTGAATACGAACCAGCCACCGCAGGATATTTCTATACCCATTGGAAGTGCAGGGATTGTTCGTTCTACTACTAATGTATACTTAATTGGAAATTTGAATGCCAATGCTCCTACATCTCCTACCCCGACAACAGTAACGAGAACAGTAGAAGTGTATGATTCTTTAGGTACGGCTCGCGAAGTTACTTTAACATTTACAAAACAGGCAACCCCTGCGAATCAGTGGACATGGGAAGCCTTATACGATGGGAATAGCGTGGGTACTGGAACACTAACATTCAGCACTTCCGGCACATTACCATCAGGAACAACAGGAACAGTGACCATTCCCGCAGCATTAATGAATACCACAGGTTCACAACCTAATGATTTGACATTTAATTTAGATTTTACGGAGATTACTCAATTGGCTACAGATAGCACTACGGGTAGTGATGTTACAGTTCGTTCGCAGGATGGTTTTCCAAGAGGTGTCCTTGAAAGTTTTAATATAGGGTCCAATGGAGAAATTGTGGGTGTTTTTAGCAATGGACTTACCCGCGTTTTTGCTCAGGTAGCCTTAGCAACATTTTCCAATGTAGGTGGATTGGTTCGCGATGGAAATAATATGTTCCTTGAAACTCCGGCTTCTGGTGTCGCTCAAGTGGGTCCTCCACGTTCAGGGAGCAGGGGCACTGTCTCTGGTGGCGTTTTAGAAAGTTCCAATGTTGACTTAGGTACAGAATTTAGCTCATTAATTGTAACTCAACGCGGATTTCAGGCGAATGCCCGAACCATAACCGCAGCAGATACACTTCTACAGGAAACCGTCAATTTAGGAAGATAA
- a CDS encoding flagellar hook capping FlgD N-terminal domain-containing protein, with amino-acid sequence MNAMVQFKSNISGLNAPTPTQRTEVLKEMQSLYQARRKGLLQDYLKKVMESTGAKSLSIAKSAEAQSTSNNTGTTRTPSREISSDTFLKLLVMQMQYQDPLEPVQNTEMLAQLAQFSALEQSVKTNTNIASLQQEIQTLSQNVQLMSMSASQQMIGRYIEGSSTEGTSIKGKVDGVSIENGVVLFNVGSNKVPINQVQSVRIEPTNTK; translated from the coding sequence ATGAATGCAATGGTTCAATTTAAATCAAATATTTCGGGATTAAATGCCCCGACACCTACTCAAAGAACAGAGGTTTTAAAGGAAATGCAGTCCTTGTATCAGGCGAGAAGAAAAGGACTCCTTCAAGATTACTTAAAGAAAGTTATGGAGTCTACGGGTGCGAAGAGTTTATCTATTGCGAAATCTGCCGAAGCACAATCTACCAGTAATAACACAGGAACAACCCGGACACCATCAAGAGAGATAAGTTCCGATACATTTCTAAAATTACTGGTTATGCAAATGCAATATCAAGACCCCTTAGAACCGGTTCAGAATACAGAAATGCTTGCCCAGTTGGCTCAATTTTCGGCATTGGAACAATCTGTCAAGACAAATACAAATATTGCGTCATTGCAACAAGAAATTCAGACTTTATCTCAAAATGTGCAATTAATGTCTATGAGTGCCAGTCAACAAATGATTGGTAGATATATCGAAGGTTCTTCAACAGAGGGCACCTCTATTAAAGGAAAAGTGGATGGAGTATCTATTGAGAATGGAGTTGTCCTTTTCAATGTAGGTTCAAATAAAGTTCCTATTAACCAGGTTCAAAGCGTCCGCATAGAACCAACTAATACAAAGTAA
- a CDS encoding flagellar motor protein MotB, translating to MGKERKKQPEGEGGAPGWVVTYGDMMSLLLTFFILLVSFSTISEKDFKKAMGSLEGAFSVLPKNPGVLDMQMMNRREQERKMQQAAQKIAEELQVMGQEKQVKVEYDAKGGIKITFPDSILFDKGSADLKPESFPIIESISKILGELTDVFIEIKGHTDNTPIVNNPKYRDNYDLSYYRSDQVMRKMLAVSSLTPEMFEITACGSSQPISTNLTEEGRKENRRVEIFVRGFISEEKMEMIQKGMP from the coding sequence ATGGGAAAAGAAAGAAAAAAACAGCCTGAAGGAGAAGGAGGTGCCCCTGGATGGGTGGTCACTTATGGGGATATGATGAGTTTGCTCCTGACCTTTTTTATTCTTTTAGTTTCTTTCTCTACCATAAGTGAAAAAGACTTTAAAAAAGCGATGGGTTCTCTTGAGGGAGCTTTCAGTGTTCTACCTAAAAATCCAGGTGTTTTGGATATGCAAATGATGAATCGAAGAGAACAAGAAAGGAAAATGCAACAGGCAGCCCAAAAAATAGCCGAAGAGTTACAAGTAATGGGACAGGAAAAACAGGTTAAAGTTGAATACGATGCAAAAGGAGGGATAAAAATAACCTTTCCCGACTCTATTTTATTCGATAAAGGAAGTGCAGACCTGAAACCCGAATCGTTTCCTATCATTGAATCTATATCAAAAATATTGGGAGAACTTACGGATGTTTTTATAGAAATAAAGGGACATACAGATAATACACCTATAGTGAATAATCCCAAATACAGAGATAATTATGATTTAAGTTATTATCGCTCAGACCAGGTTATGCGGAAAATGCTTGCTGTTAGTTCTCTTACTCCTGAAATGTTTGAAATAACGGCTTGTGGTTCAAGTCAGCCTATTTCAACGAATTTAACAGAAGAAGGAAGAAAAGAAAACCGACGAGTTGAAATTTTTGTGCGAGGTTTTATAAGTGAGGAAAAAATGGAAATGATACAAAAGGGGATGCCTTGA